GGAGCACAAGAACCTTCGGTCCCGCAACACGAGCCGTATCGGTTGGTTGCTCTGACCTCATTAAAACTTCAGCGTATGTCGGTTTCCGCTTTCCTGACCTCTGTGGTGCCACCAAACCCGCACTCATAGTGCCATCGGTGCCCTTTCCTCCACGCAGCTCCCCTACCGCCCCCTTCGCATCCATTTCTTGTGCAAGAGCAAACTCAACTGTGAGGTTCCTCGGAGAAGAGGGATCGGACTCCCCTTCCCGCTGGCGTTTCAACTTCGGTTGCAACGTTGGTGGCTCTGCGTCGGCAGAAATAACGTGAGCCGCAGGGGTAAACCGTGGAATGTCCGCATCAGCAGCTTTTGCCGCGGGCTCTCGTTTGTTACTTCCAGACTCCGCTCTCGGCGATGCTGCGGCCGTCTTTCTacattcttcctttctccgtGCACCTGCTATGGCAACTTGAAGTGTACCTCCGCCACGCGATACAGCGTCCTCCACGAGACCCTTTAGGGGTAGTTCTTCAACTACGCGCCAAGCAAGCGTGGAACCAGCCCTCAAATCGCTTACACCTTCGACTTCGGCAGCTTCAACCACGCCCCACTGCAATCGCCACACCCGCGCGGCATTAAAAGATGTGCGACCTTTGATTTGCTCTCCGCGGAGCAGTGATACCACATCCACCCATGTTGCCTCCGCCGCTGCAGCGAAGGCGATGCCGGTGCCAGAAGGGGTACGGGCTCCAGGACAAATACACTGAAAGCTTATGACATCCACTTCGTCCGCGGAACGCACATTTGTAGTTAAAAGGAAACTGCACAAAAACCTACTACTGGTAGATATCAGTTGAAGTCGTTGTGGGCTGACGAAACGAGGAACGAGCTGAGCACAAGGCTGTGGTCCTCGGGGGTTTGTTAGGCCGCAATCATAGGATTCCACAACGAACGGACAGATGCCTGATGCACCAGTCAACCCGGTGTGCTTCACCAAAATCTCATGCCCTCcatttctccccttctttgcGATTACTCGTGGTGACTGCTCGGCATTTGAGGGGAGCGTGCACTGCCACATGCCTGATGAAGGCGCTTTAATAAAACCGTCGCCGCTAGAGCACCCGCAGTTCTCGAATATGTGGATCCGGGGCATTGTCAAATAAGGGGCGTTCCAAATATGCCTGCAAAGTGTCAATGTTCCTTTAAATCACCTCTTCTGCGTGGAGGTAGATCTGAGTCTTAAGGTATTATTGGAGTTGAATAAGTAacaaagggagaagaaagtGTGTAAATTCGGAAAGACACAAatgggcaaaaagaaaataataaatgggGTCCGCGGAACCATCACATTCGCCGCTGGTCACACCTCTCCCCTAACAACCTGTGTctcccacacacactttttggCTGCATCGCCACGTTCGGCGGCACACAATACTGCAACAACCCACGCTAGGATGACTCCATAACGACGGAGTGTTGGAGCAAGAAATCCAGAAGTAACTGCGGGTAGTGGTACCGGAAAACAGAAAGCGGCATACTGTACAGACCTCGTCCACAGGCTCCACCCCTGGTGTCGTTGCTTGATTTCCCGCTTTCTGCCTCTGACCCATCGGGAATAAAATACTGCACAACCAAATGCTCGGCAAAGTTTTGAGTGCCTTCATGTTCAGAAGCAACCCCACGgttcttctttctctcctgcTCTGTGGGTGGCTCACAAGCCGTAACACTCCTGGTTTTCTCTGCTGCAACCACCGAGGCTGCAGGGGTAATGCTGTGAATCTCGACACTCGAGGCATCGCGGCATAAGTCTTTGGCACAGCCCAGCTCAAAGTTTTGTGCGGCTGGAGTAGGATGTGCCCCTTTCATACACGAATGTTTAAGACTGACCGCGTGGCGTTCGCTCCACTGACGTTCCAGAAGTAAAGCGGACTCATACGAGTCCTTACACCTAAGTTGGCGAtgacatttctttttcttagcAGAGTTAAGGTACTGAGAGGAAGATTCCTGAAGTGACCACTCTCCCAAGCCTACAAGAAACGCCTCATCATCCCCATCGTCTGCATCGGAGCGCTTTCCATTGGCAGCACCGCTGCTCACAAGTACACCGAGCTGCGACCTCAATATGTCCCCCTGACGTTCATAGTTTCTACATCTCTTTCTCGTCCATTCTGCAAGTTCGCGCTGTGTGGTCTCGCTCTCAGATAAATCTGTATCCAATACGGCCGCAAATGCGTGAGGAAACAGTTTACTGCGGAACTCCCATGTGCTTGTGGTCCTGTTCACCGGACTCTGCGCTTCTACGCAATACTCGAGTGCACTATCATCAGGGTTGGACAACGGTTCATTTACGCTACAGACTTTTGTTTGGTGGATGGACATGAGTTCCGGTTGCAACTGattgttgttgatgcgaTTGAATTTGTAACTCTCCAGCTGGTCCTGCTCGCGACTTCTTCGCAACCTCTGCTCagaccacttttttttttttccagatCAATCCCAACTAATCAAGAAGGTGCAGGGGAAAAGATCCTCCTACTTTCTTATTAGCGGCCTCACTAACGCTGTACGGGATATAAATACACTCCACTTGCGGAACCCCTTTTTATGTGTGCTACAACAACCTAAGAAGAGCAAGGTTAGCCACTGTGTATATAATCAACATTTCAAAAGAAGAGAGCACGATGTAGTTGTCGTAACGAAAAAGAAGTCTCACAGTACGAGGACTTCCTCACAGTTAAGGTTACCTCGAAAAATGACCTGGAGGTTATCCACCCACCCCCTTTTCATACCCTTCTGCGCCATACATCGCATTAAATGTGACTACAAGCACCGTGGTGCATAAACAAAACCTCTGAAGTCCACAGCCCCATGCCCCGTTTGGTAATACTCCCCCCCTCTGACATTTTGCCGAGCCACTCATCAGCGAAATGTCAAAAACGTATCAAAAAATAAGATTTGGACCTCCTCCAACGGTACGAAAAACATAAACGTTGACATGCAAAACTAGTAAACTGATGGAACGAAGAAATCACCCTACAACAGCTGGACGGTGGCGCCAAGTTTTTCAAACAGCCCCTTCAGTTTCTCggcatcctctttgcgcaTATTCGTCTGTACTAATCCCGGACACTTCTCGATTGCGTTCTTTGCATCAGCAATGGAAAGGTTTGTTACCGACCGAAGTTCCTTTATCAACTTTACCTTAATATCGGGAGCATACTTCTCAAGTTTGACGTCAAAAGAGGTTTTTTcgactttcttcttttcagtCTTTGGTGGTTCAGCCTCAGTAGCAGACGCCCCACTGGGGGCCGCtcccgctgctgcagcaaccGGGAATGCCACTGCAGCGCCACCACCGCCTCCACCCCCAAGTCCACGAAGTAATGCCTTTTCATAGAAGTCGTCGCTATGGCCAAGTTTCTTGAAAACAAGTCGCTGCAGGTCCGACAATTCCTTGAGGGTGAGTTGTGAGTATGTTGCAGCCAACTCTTCCAGTTTCGGCTTATCAGCCTTGCCACCACTACAGAATCGAGATGAAAGCGCGCCACAGCGCACAGAAACACCACACAGTACCCGCCGCATCTTACCAACGTTGTCGTTATATCACAGCTATTTCTaaactccttctcctttgttATTCAAGTTTTCCCCTGGTTCGCCACTAACCACTCGCTACATGAATAAAAAATGATGCGAAAAATAGTAGTAACAGATGAGTTCACGCAGCTCGCCGCCCAAAAGTAAGTAATGATGCAATGTTGCACAGTATCCAGTTTTCTTTCAATCATGCATCTCTCCACCCTCCGGCCTCCCTTATTTCCAAACCACGTCACCCTTTCATCCACCACAATAACCACACACTCCAACATATTTCCGGCAATTGGTGGTGGTTGAAAAATCGCAATCAAACAAAGACTATATCCATTCACAACTACATCCAACACTCTTCCCCCCCCGTCCTCTCCACTACTCAGACAAATGTGTACATACACACATCGCAGAGAAGTGACACTACGCAGTCACGAGCAGAGGAAAGGAACTTCTTACCTGCCAAATGAaccctttccttcactacCTCTCCACATATACAGCAACCAACGAAACACactcacacgcacacgcacacactcacccaCTTTATGATAATAAAAGACAGAACGCAACCACCAAAACGGGCCCACAGACTTACCCTTCCCATCCATATGAAATAAATTCGGTTATACTTTCTCAGCTCTACGCAAGTCATAAACTGGAGGAGCCACATCCTGCTCCACTACCTCATTGTACATGTGTGGACTCCAGCTAAGCAAGTGTGGATAAAAGATATAATTTTGTCCACTGCGCTCGCGCTGCACGCGTTTCGAAAGACATCTTTCGATACTCTCTTCCGAAACTACAATTTGAGTACCATCGATTAACTTCAAGTATTGTAGCGTTCGCATGACATCCGCTTCCGACATGAACGTTGCTTGCACAAGATAGTCCAGTGTGACGCAGTGACTTTCCTCAATCGCGCGAGCAAGGGTTGAAACGATCGTGTCGCCCCAGTATCCCAGGTAAAGCTTCTCCCCCAGGTCGCTCAGCGGCTTCTCAGGTGAGCCTATTTTCCCCTCGCGACGAGACAGTTCATAGCTAAGTTCAATGAGAAACCGCCCTATCCCACGACTCTGGAACTGTGGCAGTACGAGTATGCAAGAGAGATTGTACATCTCCGGTGTCGTCTTCTCTTTGCTGAAGTAGCCAAGCACTTCCAAACCATGTGGTTGTATACTGCAGAGCACGTAAAACAGAAAGGGCGTCATGTCATGATCAAGAGCTTTATGGTCAAGGAACAGTTTGGATAGAAGGGCCAAGTGCTCGCAAAATGTGGGCTCAGCTACTCCATCAATCTCTACCACGGTGAGATTCCGTATGGGATCGCGATATATTTCATTTCCCGGTGGAAAGCGGGAGCAAACTAGACGGACGTGGCGCAACACATCTTCATGTTCCGAAAAGGGCTGTAAGCAAAAGGGACATATATGAAGCACAAAAGATGTaaaagcaacggaagaacGCAGAGCATTATCGCGACTATCTTGGCGCAGTTGTAGCTCCATGTCACCTGTGAAGTATTCTGCGTTCTGCTTGAAGCCTTGCTGCACCTGCGGTCGCGCAAGATGGTACGGCGAGAAGTACCACGTCTCCACTTCATATGGGCCCATGCAAATACGTTGAACATTCTTCGGTCGATAAAAAAACGAACTCTCCTTCCGCGTTCTGGTAGTTGTTACCTTATCACAATTTGGTGTCGCACCTCGCTTTGCTGCGGAACCTGCCGTAGCGCCGTTGGATCCACTCTCCTCCTGCTCTGCCACCAAACGGCTTTGCCCACGCGTGGTGATGCCGCAGCCTGTTGGCTTACTCACCTGCTGTTTGTCCGCCTGCCGGCCTTGTCTCCGCTCCCTCAATGCGCTACCGGGGAGCCAACGGTCCATGCGACTGTCCTGTTCCACGTAGTGAACGTAGTACAGAAGCTGCCCCGTGTGCGCATCATGTGCAACCTCTTGTATAATAGCGGCATGAAATGTTTCGTGGAGTGTCGCATAAACCTTCTGCCGCACCTCAAACATTACCATGTCCAAAGGTGTGACACCTGGTTCTTTCTTCCTGTAGGTTCCCCTCTTCACTCTGTGGTCCGATAACTTTGGTTTCCTCGCCACCTATTTGTCACccataaaaaaacaacagacgaTGTTAGCGCGCACGACCACGTGGAGTTGTAAATTTTAACCAGATAGGGTGGAGAAGAAagaacgttttttttttttaagtccTAACGTCGCAGGAACAAGGCGAGGTAACAGTGACGGTTGATAGGACTGCATCACAACACCAGAGGTAGTACATCATCTATGTATGCACGATGCACCGCCCCAAGGTAGTGATGGGGTCCAAAATTTAATATTTCTCCTATTTGTTTATTGATTATTTATACCAATGCCGACCTTTAATAGCCTGAGCTCCCCAACCTTCACACATCCAATCGGGTAACGTTGTGTTTAACTCATATTCTGTTTAATTCCCCTCCACATAcagacatacacacacacacacatatatatatatatattacaccATTTCCACCCACCTCACATCGCGCTTTTAATAGTTCATAcgattattttccttcaaatTTCTCTATAAAGAAATCCCTCTCCCATTTACCCACGCGATCTTTCGCGAGGAATAAAGGGAGATACAATATGTGTATTTCTGTACCCGAGTGTGCGCATATGTTTGAGTTCAACTTTTAACTTCTCtttaatttatttgtattcGACATAcatattgtttttgtgcacATCACTTCGCAGAAGCAAGGAGAATGTACTTTCCGAGGCATTGTTTTTCTATTTAGAAGTCATACACGTGGCAGAGAAGccaaataaagtaaaaaaaagaagtaaacaaAGGACCCAATTGTAATATTAACTCACGCCCACACTattaatgataatgaaaTGACAAATAAGATAAGATAAAGAGCGTGAAAATAAGAAGgttggtatatatatatatatatatatatatatattcttacAAGGATTTTTCCccatccttttccttcgccAATATTAAATCATTACAAAAGACAAGTAAACGTTTCTGCTTTATGTCCTTACCAGTATTTAAATTCTCGGACTCGTTCAATTTCTCGTTGCATTCCCTTCGCTTCTGTCAGTTCAccttctgctttcttttcctttcctccccctttctctccctcttacTCATCCTTTTCACaaaacataacataacaAAACCATAAAACCGTTGTGTGAACCGAAATGAATAAACACCCGCGGATACCTTACAGTACCAAACGGCATTCCgtacaaaaacagcaaatacTGCGAAATGTCACCATCAAACGAACACacgacaaaaggaaaaaaagaaaaaaggagagtcaaggaaggaagaaaaggaatgggACAGATTCTACAGAAAGGAAACAGCAcaatataaaatgaaaaaaagaaaaaacaagccCCACACCCGGTTAGTCCGAGATAATCTTTGTTCGAAGAGTAAAACCGCGATTGTGACATGCGCAAGGGAAAGGAACGGGGTTGAATGGTCTACATACATTGTAACATTAAATGGGGAGAGTAGTCggcgaaaaatgaaaaaaaaacaaatgaagcaacagcaaaaacagtAGCCGTAGCGACGGAAGTGCTCTTGAGAAAAATATAGTTCAGTTGATCATGGGGGAAGGGATGTATGCAAACTTGAAGGCACGCGTGGATATACGCACACGAAACttacaaacaaatacaaaaatcatgcatacacatacatCGCGACAAAGGTGAAGTAACCTCCCgcaccctttttctttctttttttcttctttgttgaaTTCATTACCGGTTCTACTTCATTCTCCCACGCGAACAGAACCTCACCTTCCGCCTCCTCGCTTCGCCTTAAAAACCTAAAACTTTCCTACGAATTACCCATTTATGTGTGCACTGCAGCGCTTTGACCCTCATTCTTATATTcatatgtatacatatatttttaaattctGCTCCTTCCGTTTTTCAAGACAAAAGCAGAGCCTCAGAACTTATGTACCTCTCATCCGTGCCTACAAccatttcatcttttttaaaacttagttttattttcccttttccacgcTCGACCACCAGCCTGCACTACCAGGAGCCGCTGCGCTCTctcaaccaaaaaaaaaataataataataataaataaaattatatatatatatatatctttttttcattttaagAAGGAAACTCGATATCGACcttccaaaacaaaaacaaaaacaaaagaaacacacaaataaacgTTTGCgacttcctcctccctcaaccacacacatacCCGCACCTTTCCCTTACCTCGTCACCAATACTTAGCTACATAAGCTGTTCACACGTTACCTGCGGTAACCTCGGCCCCACGCACAGAACCACGCAGGTCCAAATGACAGATATATTTtgatgtgtttcttttttaaaaaagaaggattcTCGTCGAATACCGGAGACATGCGATTTGTCGCTGGAAAGAGGGCGGTGAAACGCCCTTTCTCGTCCTCCTTACGCGACATATTCTACGATATCCCGTAGCGCCTTGAGGAACATTTCATTGTCCACTTTAGTGATAACATTGCAGTTGCGCCAGCGACCCTTTTTCGCCATGGACTGTTCCGTGCCATACCAATCGATGCATGTCGCCCCccttgtttcccttccatgCAATTCGACAGTTACGTATGTGAGGAAGCTGTCGAGTACACTTTCGGGGCGGATGGCAACCAGCACAGCTACAGCGTCCGGAACAACGCACGTAACATCTTGCGTTGCCTCAGCGTCACCGGTGTCTGCTCTTGTGCCATCATCGTGAATACGAGTGAATGCCTCCAAACGCTGAAACAGTTTTTCAATAAACTCCTGCCATTTGTTTTGATTTACCGCCACGCGGCCATTGGGAGTCAATTCTCTGTTCACCAACTTATCATAAAACCCCCACGTCATGGGGGAGTTAACAGTTACCTCCCAATTAACCAACTGTACCGGACACTTCCACCCCTTGTGCTGCAGCACCACGACCCCCGCTTCCGGATCGCAGTGGCTGTTAAACTCAGCCGCCATGTTGGAGTTGCCCTTGCTTTCACTGGTGCCGTTCATGATGACAATGCCAGGTATCGTATCTGTCCCAAGTTTGGAAAACAAATCGGGGTTCAAACGAAGGGCCAATGCCACATTTGTAAGGGGGCCCAACGCAACCAACTGGTACACCACATCATCTGACGGCTCTGCCTCCTCAAGTATTTTCAGTATCTCCAGTGCGGCATGTCTTTTAGGTTGAAGAGCCACACGCTTAGATGGTGGAAATCCCGCATCACCAAAGCCGTCCGAGCCGAAGCCGCCCCACTGCACAGTCTCCCGCTCCCCCACGAGGGGTCCCTCTGCCCCACGAAAAAACGGTATATCTGCGTCATACAAATCCAGAAGTTTGCCGATATTTTCCATACCTTGGTTAACCTCCACATTTCCCCACACAACAGTGATGGCAATGACTTCCACATCAGGCTGTGTCATAGCCAACATGATGGCTATGGCATCGTCACCGCCACAATCGGTGTCGATGATAAGTTTTCGATGAACCATTATTTAATGTATCGTCCAAACAAAAATGTCAACTCTAACGATGAATATCAAGcagtacaaaacaaaaaagagaagagaagaggaaagaaatcaTATGGAAGCTCCTTgtctttcctcttctgtcCCTCTTGACCCGTCTACTTCCCAGTTTCTCCGCTTACGTTAGGCAGAAGTATCGTTCACCGAAGGGTCTTAATCAAGCTGAAGTTCCTTTACGCTGATTAGCCAATCTTTACAAATACGGTAACATCCAcctggaaaacaaaaataatgtatacacactcacatatGTACTGGCGCGCGGTACAATTATTTATGGCATAGCAAAACTTTTGTGCCACATGCGATGATCAATAGGTCGAAcattaaaatttaaaaaatcgcTACATGTGCGACAAGACAACAAAGATGGCAAAGCTTTCCTTACAAACCAAATTCACGCGCGCGCAATCACCTCCGTCATCGGCACGACAGGCCCCTTcgacccccccccaaaaaaaaaaaaatgcgccCTCAGCTCCAACACAATCACCTCATCACTCAGGTGACGCGGCGGATGACCCAACGACTTACCAacacacattttcatcaGCTCTGActatttgatttttttccccttcacacaCAACTCCTCAATTGTCTCGATAtgttccctttttcccctccagACCACCTCCATGCGTTATTAACCCAGCAGGCACTCAACGCCTCCACGTAACAAATGCTGAAGGCAGTGTTAAAACTGTAAGACATCTTCACAAATACCTGAAACAGTTGATGATGGCCTCCGAATGGCACACAACTTtgacggtggtggtgggatgGTACTTGGAGGCGAAGACACAAAATATATGGTAACACAAAAGCGCCACTACGTGCAGCTTCGGTGGGGAAGTGGTGGGTGAGTACTGCAACTCAAGCAACCAACGAAGGGAGCGCTCAAAGGGATACAAAAAGTTGTGCTCAAACTTTTTGCGGATGCTCAGACTCCTAGCGGAAAGAAACCCAAAAGTAACACGCAGACGTGCACGTGCCACCGAAGTGGATACCATAACCTGAGGCGCCCTCCACAGCCCCTCTAACGCTGCAGCACAGAACACATATTTACGTATCACCTCATTGGAATGCTTTCAATGCACATGACCCAATCAACAGACGCCACTGATGAAACTCACTTTTATTACCAACGAATTAACGGTCACCTATTGCGTGGAGCACAAGAAATTCTcttcaaaaagtaaaaccgGTAAATAAGGGAGGAAATGCACTtcataaaagggaaatagcACGTTACGCATCGCTACTCTGCAAAACAAATCTAATcaaaacatacatatatgaaATTCTTGAGGTCTATGAGGCCAATGGCAAGAGGAGAGCAAAAAAAGTATGGGGTGTATAGTGCCTCTATAGAACCGACTTCTGCACCAGCACTAAGCACGTTATCGGTAACGATGGTGGACATATTCGACGTATTCTAGTGCTGACGCCCTCTCATTCCACGCAAACGGTAGTTCTCGTACAAACACTCCTGCGGATACTTCCCGCCGTACCGCCAAAGAAGATAACCGCCGTCCGCCGACGATGGGCGCCTTTGGCCTTTGCGTGAAGCAGAAGCACCTCTCTTCTCATGCCTTGAAGTCCTTCTCTGCTCTTGAAGTACCTCCTGTATTTGTTCATACGTTGACTTTGGGAAATCTCTTGCCGCTATAGATGTTGACCTCTTTGTTGATTTTGGGGGATTCGGGGACCGGCGCTCCTCCACGTTAGATGGCGTACCAGCACGCGCAGCACGTAAAAACCTCTCCCTAGAGCGACAATCCGATCGATTAATTCTTTCCTTCGCATCCTCGACTGCACGCCGGTGCCTTGAGGGGTGCTGCAGTCCCTCAGCAAAGTTGTCTGTGCCGTAGTGCGGGGACTGGATAAACGTAAAAGTCGTTCCGTCCTCATTGGCAAGTAGTCCCACATCGTGACGCCCAAGAGACTGCACGGAAGTCGCAACATTCGTCAACATTGTAGCCACGTCGCATCGGcttaagaaaaacaaacgaccCGCAAGCGTCTTCACCACCTCCTCAGGTTCTCGATTGTGGTCTCCTGAAGCACTGGCGAGTTCTCGAAGCGCGGCCCGCTCCAACTCCCGCTTCTGCTCCTCTGACAACTCAGGAGGCCGGGCCGCGCCCCCAGCAGGATGAAAACCGGACGGCAGGTAC
This portion of the Trypanosoma brucei brucei TREU927 chromosome 7, complete sequence genome encodes:
- a CDS encoding histone acetyltransferase, putative — encoded protein: MVMFEVRQKVYATLHETFHAAIIQEVAHDAHTGQLLYYVHYVEQDSRMDRWLPGSALRERRQGRQADKQQVSKPTGCGITTRGQSRLVAEQEESGSNGATAGSAAKRGATPNCDKVTTTRTRKESSFFYRPKNVQRICMGPYEVETWYFSPYHLARPQVQQGFKQNAEYFTGDMELQLRQDSRDNALRSSVAFTSFVLHICPFCLQPFSEHEDVLRHVRLVCSRFPPGNEIYRDPIRNLTVVEIDGVAEPTFCEHLALLSKLFLDHKALDHDMTPFLFYVLCSIQPHGLEVLGYFSKEKTTPEMYNLSCILVLPQFQSRGIGRFLIELSYELSRREGKIGSPEKPLSDLGEKLYLGYWGDTIVSTLARAIEESHCVTLDYLVQATFMSEADVMRTLQYLKLIDGTQIVVSEESIERCLSKRVQRERSGQNYIFYPHLLSWSPHMYNEVVEQDVAPPVYDLRRAEKV
- a CDS encoding nucleoside hydrolase, putative, whose product is MVHRKLIIDTDCGGDDAIAIMLAMTQPDVEVIAITVVWGNVEVNQGMENIGKLLDLYDADIPFFRGAEGPLVGERETVQWGGFGSDGFGDAGFPPSKRVALQPKRHAALEILKILEEAEPSDDVVYQLVALGPLTNVALALRLNPDLFSKLGTDTIPGIVIMNGTSESKGNSNMAAEFNSHCDPEAGVVVLQHKGWKCPVQLVNWEVTVNSPMTWGFYDKLVNRELTPNGRVAVNQNKWQEFIEKLFQRLEAFTRIHDDGTRADTGDAEATQDVTCVVPDAVAVLVAIRPESVLDSFLTYVTVELHGRETRGATCIDWYGTEQSMAKKGRWRNCNVITKVDNEMFLKALRDIVEYVA
- a CDS encoding 60S ribosomal protein-like, with product MRRVLCGVSVRCGALSSRFCSGGKADKPKLEELAATYSQLTLKELSDLQRLVFKKLGHSDDFYEKALLRGLGGGGGGGAAVAFPVAAAAGAAPSGASATEAEPPKTEKKKVEKTSFDVKLEKYAPDIKVKLIKELRSVTNLSIADAKNAIEKCPGLVQTNMRKEDAEKLKGLFEKLGATVQLL